CGAGGGTTTTGGGCCAGGCAAGGTGGGGTGGCGTCACAGGGCCTTGCGGATGGCCTCGGCGTCCTCCTTGCGGTAGCCGTAGAGGGTGACCTCGAGGGTATCCGGAGCCTTCTTGATCTCCTCCAGCATCACCTGGGCCACCCTGTCCACGGGAAGCCCTCCCACCCCGGTGCCCAAAAGGGGGAAGGCCACGGTCCTTAGCCCCAGCTCCACCGCCTTTTCCAGGGCGCTTCGGGTGGCCTGACGCACGGTTTCCAGGCTGGCGGGCTCGTCGCCTAAGACGGCGGCATGGATCACGTAGCGCACCCCCAGGTTCCCCGCTCCCGTCACCGCCGCTTCCCCCACCTGGATCTTCCCGATCCGGTCGCACTCCTCCTGGATGGAGGGGCCCCCTTTCCTTAGGATGGCCCCCGCCACCCCAGCGCCCAGCTTCAGGTAGTTGTTGGCGGCGTTGACGATGGCATCCCCCCGGAACTCGGTGATGTCCCCTTCTTGGACACGGATGCGGGCCATGCTCCCATTTTCCCGTACAATGGGCCTGATGTCACGGGATATCTTGGGCCTCGAGGGGCGGATCGTTATGGTGACCGGGGCCGGCAAGGGCTTCGGCCGGGCCATTGCCCACGGCTACGGGCGCAATGGGGCCACGGTTATCGCCGTGGACCCCGACGTGGAGATGGCCACCGGCGTGGCCTCGGAGGTGGAGGCCCTGGGGGCCACGGCCATCCCCATCCGGGGGGATATGAGCGTGGTGTTGGACGTGACCAGCACCTTTGAAAAGGTGGAGGAACTCTTTGGCCTACTGGATGGCATCGTCCACGTGACCACCGCCGAGAGCAAGACCCCCTTCGTGGAGCTTCTGGAGGGGGAGTGGTACGACCTCATGAGCCAGGATGTGAAGTCCAGCCTGTACGTGCTCCAGCAGGGGTTGCGCCACCTGGCCGGGGGCGGGTTTGTCACCCTGGTGCTGCCGCCGGCGGTGCGCCTCGAGCCCCATACCCTTTCCGTGCGCCGGGCGGTGGAAGGGCTCATCGAGGGGGTTACCCGGACCTTCCCCGGGGTGCGGGTCAACGGGGTGGTGCCCTCCAGGGACCCGGTTTCCGAAGTCTACGACCAGGCCTTGGTCCGGGCGGCCTTGGGCCTGGGCTCCATGGTCTCCGAGGGGGTTCGCGGGGTGGTGCTGGAGGTGGAGCTTCCCGAGCCTCCCCCATCCCCCGAGATCTACGAGCTTCTTAGGGAAGTGCCATGAAGTGCCCTTACTGCGGCCATCCCGACACCCGGGTGGTGGACTCCCGGCCCTCCGATGAGGGGGCGGCCATCCGCCGCCGGCGGGAATGCCCGGCCTGCGGCCGCCGCTTCACCACCTACGAGCGCACCCAGCTGGAGCCCCTGATGGTCATCAAGCGGGATGGGCGCAAGGAGCCTTTTAACCCAGATAAGCTCCTGAGGGGGCTCCTCCTGGCCTGCGAAAAGCGCCCCGTGGATCCCGAGGCGCTCCGCCGCTTTGCCTACGCCTTTGAGGACCAGGTGACGGGTCCGGAGATCACCTCGGAGGAGATCGGCCTCAAGGCCATGGCCTTCCTAAGGGATCTGGACCACGTGGCCTACATCCGCTTCGCCTCCGTATACCGGGAGTTTGATACCGTGGAGCGCTTCATCGAGGAGATCCGCCGCCTGGGGGGTGTTGACAAGAAGGAGGGGGCTTGATAGCATAGCTTTTGCTGCGCGGGCGAAAGCCCAAGCAGGGGGATCTTGAAAAGGGGAGAGCAGAGGCCAACACCAAGCCAATAACGCCTTTTGGCGTTTTTTATTGGAGAGTTTGATCCTGGCTCAGGGTGAACGCTGGCGGCGTGCCTAAGACA
The Thermus caldifontis DNA segment above includes these coding regions:
- a CDS encoding macro domain-containing protein, which produces MARIRVQEGDITEFRGDAIVNAANNYLKLGAGVAGAILRKGGPSIQEECDRIGKIQVGEAAVTGAGNLGVRYVIHAAVLGDEPASLETVRQATRSALEKAVELGLRTVAFPLLGTGVGGLPVDRVAQVMLEEIKKAPDTLEVTLYGYRKEDAEAIRKAL
- a CDS encoding SDR family NAD(P)-dependent oxidoreductase, which encodes MSRDILGLEGRIVMVTGAGKGFGRAIAHGYGRNGATVIAVDPDVEMATGVASEVEALGATAIPIRGDMSVVLDVTSTFEKVEELFGLLDGIVHVTTAESKTPFVELLEGEWYDLMSQDVKSSLYVLQQGLRHLAGGGFVTLVLPPAVRLEPHTLSVRRAVEGLIEGVTRTFPGVRVNGVVPSRDPVSEVYDQALVRAALGLGSMVSEGVRGVVLEVELPEPPPSPEIYELLREVP
- the nrdR gene encoding transcriptional regulator NrdR: MKCPYCGHPDTRVVDSRPSDEGAAIRRRRECPACGRRFTTYERTQLEPLMVIKRDGRKEPFNPDKLLRGLLLACEKRPVDPEALRRFAYAFEDQVTGPEITSEEIGLKAMAFLRDLDHVAYIRFASVYREFDTVERFIEEIRRLGGVDKKEGA